One region of Bacteroidales bacterium genomic DNA includes:
- a CDS encoding dipeptidase: MKNLKQYIETNKDRFLEELFELIRIPSISSISEHKDDMYKAAEYWKKTMLDAGAGKAQVMETEGNPVTFGEKIIDPKLPTVLVYAHMDVMPVDPIELWDTKPFEPEIRDGKIYARGADDDKGQGFMHAKAFEYMVKTNQLPCNIKFIIEGEEEVGSPNLRKFMEENKELLKSDVILVSDTSMIAPDIPSITTGLRGLSYMEVEVTGPDKDLHSGLFGGAVANPANVLTKLLASLIDEEGKITIKGFYNDVSEVSKEERAEMAKAPFDEKAYMEALDVEKLDGETGYSTNERTGIRPALDINGIWAGYTGEGAKTVIPSKAYAKVSMRLVPNQDNIKISKLFEEHFKAIAPKTVKVKVTALHGGQGYVSPIDIPGYKAAEKAYTDVFGKKPVPVRSGGSIPIISTFEEVLGTKAILMGFGLESDAIHSPNENYPLEMFYKGIETIPLFYKYYAELMK; this comes from the coding sequence ATGAAAAATTTAAAACAATACATCGAAACGAACAAGGATCGATTTTTAGAAGAACTTTTCGAATTAATCAGAATTCCTTCAATCAGTTCAATATCTGAACATAAAGATGATATGTATAAAGCAGCAGAATATTGGAAAAAAACAATGTTAGATGCCGGTGCCGGTAAAGCACAAGTAATGGAAACAGAAGGAAATCCCGTAACATTCGGAGAAAAAATTATTGATCCTAAACTACCGACTGTATTGGTATATGCACATATGGATGTTATGCCTGTTGATCCGATAGAACTTTGGGATACAAAACCTTTTGAGCCGGAAATAAGAGACGGTAAAATTTATGCCAGAGGTGCCGATGATGATAAAGGACAAGGATTTATGCATGCAAAAGCATTTGAATATATGGTTAAAACCAATCAATTACCTTGTAATATCAAGTTCATTATTGAAGGAGAAGAAGAAGTAGGATCTCCTAATCTTCGAAAATTTATGGAAGAAAATAAAGAATTGCTGAAATCAGATGTTATACTTGTTTCAGATACAAGTATGATTGCTCCTGATATACCGTCAATTACAACAGGACTAAGAGGTTTAAGTTATATGGAAGTAGAAGTAACCGGACCTGATAAAGATCTTCATTCAGGATTATTCGGCGGTGCTGTTGCAAATCCTGCTAATGTCTTAACTAAATTATTGGCAAGCCTGATTGATGAGGAAGGTAAAATAACTATTAAGGGATTTTATAATGATGTATCAGAAGTTAGTAAAGAAGAAAGAGCTGAAATGGCAAAAGCACCTTTTGATGAAAAAGCATATATGGAAGCATTGGATGTTGAAAAACTTGACGGTGAAACCGGTTATTCTACAAACGAAAGAACAGGTATCAGACCGGCTTTGGACATTAACGGAATTTGGGCAGGTTATACTGGAGAAGGTGCAAAAACCGTTATACCTTCAAAAGCATATGCAAAAGTATCAATGAGGTTAGTCCCGAATCAAGATAATATTAAAATCAGTAAATTATTTGAAGAGCACTTTAAAGCCATTGCTCCAAAAACTGTTAAAGTTAAAGTTACAGCTTTACACGGCGGACAAGGTTATGTTTCACCAATTGATATTCCGGGATATAAAGCTGCTGAAAAAGCATATACAGATGTTTTCGGAAAAAAACCCGTTCCTGTACGAAGCGGCGGAAGTATTCCAATCATATCAACTTTTGAAGAAGTTCTCGGTACAAAAGCAATTTTGATGGGATTTGGATTGGAAAGTGATGCAATTCATTCACCTAATGAAAATTATCCTTTGGAAATGTTCTATAAAGGAATTGAGACCATACCTTTGTTTTATAAATATTATGCTGAATTAATGAAATAA
- a CDS encoding glutamine synthetase III, with amino-acid sequence MSIIRFNALNELNKRTVPEVEFPSNKISDYFGTNVFDLPKMQKHLSKEAYNGVKQSIESGRRIDRKIADQIAAGMKDWAVGKGATHYSHWFHPLTGNTAEKHDSFLNIDQTGNAFEAFAGELLAQQEPDASSFPHGGLRNTFEARGYTAWDPSSPAFIVGKTLCIPTIFISYTGEALDFKTPLLKSLDVLDKAAANVCHYFDKNVKKVIANLGWEQEYFLVDEALYLARPDLALTGRTLMGHASAKDQQLSDHYFSSIPERVLEYMKDFEIEAHKLGIPVKTRHNEVAPNQFECAPIFEEANLANDHNQLIMEIMRKVAKKHKFKVLFHEKPFAGVNGSGKHNNWSLATDTGINLLKPGKSPKMNLQFLTFLINVVKAVKTHSDIIRATIVSSGNQHRLGGNEAPPAIISVFLGNKLNNMLNEIEQRIPDKKMTPDEKTEIKLDIGKIPEILIDNTDRNRTSPFAFTGNRFEFRAVGSSDNNAGPMIALNTAVADQLNQFKKDVDKLISGKVKKDEAVFQVLRRYITESKDVRFEGNGYSEEWIKEAGNRGLSNIKSAAKAYKAYISKETIDLYERNHVLNEKELNSRYEIKIGEYIKKIQIEARVLGDLAINHIIPTAVKYQSMLISSVKDLKVIIQDDKEFNELAGRRIITIKTIAKHTNSIKTLVDEMVEERKIANKIEDCTGRIENYEFKIKPYSEKIRYHIDKLELIADDEMWPLPKYRELLFSR; translated from the coding sequence ATGTCAATAATTCGATTCAATGCACTTAATGAACTTAATAAAAGAACTGTACCGGAAGTTGAATTCCCTTCAAACAAAATCTCTGATTATTTCGGCACTAATGTTTTTGATCTTCCTAAAATGCAGAAACATCTTTCAAAAGAAGCCTATAACGGTGTTAAACAATCAATCGAATCAGGCAGGCGTATTGACAGAAAAATCGCTGATCAAATTGCTGCAGGAATGAAAGACTGGGCTGTAGGTAAAGGAGCAACACATTATTCTCACTGGTTTCATCCTTTAACAGGAAATACTGCAGAAAAACATGATTCTTTCTTAAATATTGATCAGACAGGTAATGCATTTGAAGCATTTGCCGGTGAATTACTGGCTCAACAAGAACCGGATGCATCAAGTTTTCCGCACGGAGGATTAAGAAACACTTTCGAAGCACGAGGTTATACAGCATGGGATCCTTCTTCGCCGGCATTTATTGTCGGCAAAACTTTATGTATCCCAACAATATTTATTTCCTATACCGGTGAAGCATTGGACTTTAAAACACCTTTACTTAAATCTTTGGATGTTTTGGATAAGGCAGCAGCAAATGTTTGTCATTATTTTGATAAAAATGTAAAAAAAGTTATTGCAAATTTAGGATGGGAGCAAGAATATTTTCTGGTTGATGAAGCCCTTTATCTGGCAAGACCTGACCTTGCCTTAACCGGAAGAACTTTAATGGGACATGCTTCAGCAAAAGATCAGCAATTGAGTGATCATTATTTCAGTTCAATACCTGAAAGAGTGTTGGAATATATGAAAGATTTTGAGATAGAGGCACATAAATTAGGAATTCCGGTTAAAACCAGACATAACGAAGTTGCACCGAATCAATTTGAATGTGCTCCCATTTTTGAAGAAGCAAACCTTGCAAATGATCATAATCAATTAATTATGGAGATTATGAGAAAAGTTGCAAAGAAACATAAATTCAAAGTTTTGTTTCATGAAAAACCCTTCGCAGGAGTAAACGGATCCGGCAAGCACAATAACTGGTCACTTGCAACTGATACAGGTATAAATCTTCTGAAACCGGGCAAATCACCAAAAATGAACCTGCAATTCCTAACATTTTTAATCAATGTTGTTAAAGCAGTTAAAACACATAGTGATATAATACGAGCAACTATTGTTTCATCAGGCAATCAGCACAGGCTGGGAGGTAATGAAGCACCACCCGCAATTATTTCTGTATTTCTCGGAAATAAATTAAACAATATGTTGAATGAGATTGAACAAAGAATACCTGACAAGAAAATGACACCTGATGAAAAAACCGAGATCAAACTTGACATAGGAAAAATACCTGAAATATTAATAGATAATACTGACAGAAACAGAACATCTCCGTTTGCCTTTACCGGCAACAGGTTTGAATTCAGAGCAGTCGGTTCAAGCGATAACAATGCCGGGCCTATGATTGCTTTAAATACAGCCGTTGCAGATCAATTAAATCAATTTAAAAAAGATGTAGATAAGTTAATCTCCGGAAAAGTAAAAAAAGATGAAGCTGTTTTCCAAGTTTTAAGAAGATATATTACCGAATCTAAAGATGTTCGATTTGAAGGAAACGGATATAGTGAAGAATGGATTAAAGAAGCCGGAAACAGAGGATTATCAAACATCAAATCAGCTGCAAAAGCATACAAGGCATATATAAGCAAAGAAACTATTGATCTTTATGAAAGAAATCATGTATTAAATGAAAAAGAATTAAACTCAAGATATGAGATAAAGATTGGTGAATATATTAAAAAAATACAAATTGAAGCAAGAGTTTTGGGAGACTTGGCAATTAACCATATTATTCCGACTGCCGTTAAATATCAAAGTATGCTTATTTCAAGTGTTAAAGACCTGAAAGTTATTATTCAAGATGACAAAGAATTTAATGAACTTGCAGGAAGAAGAATTATAACCATAAAAACAATTGCAAAACATACAAACTCAATAAAAACATTGGTTGATGAAATGGTTGAAGAAAGGAAGATTGCCAATAAGATCGAAGATTGTACCGGCAGAATTGAAAACTATGAGTTTAAAATAAAACCGTATTCAGAAAAAATCAGATATCATATTGATAAACTTGAATTGATCGCAGATGATGAAATGTGGCCCTTACCTAAATACAGAGAATTATTATTCAGCAGATAA
- a CDS encoding acyl-CoA thioesterase: MKNYRFELEMKVRDYECDIQGVVNNAVYQNYLEHTRHEFIKEAGLDFAKLHKEGIDPVVYRIEIDYKFPLISGDEFICKLNFEREGNLKLIFFQDIYRKSNSKLMIKAKVIVVVLKNGRPSSPDLFVDALL, translated from the coding sequence ATGAAAAATTACAGATTTGAACTTGAAATGAAGGTTCGAGACTACGAGTGTGATATTCAGGGAGTTGTAAATAATGCTGTTTATCAAAATTATCTTGAACATACAAGACATGAGTTTATTAAAGAAGCAGGGCTTGATTTTGCAAAACTTCACAAAGAAGGTATTGATCCGGTTGTGTACAGAATTGAGATTGACTATAAGTTTCCGTTAATAAGCGGGGATGAATTTATTTGCAAACTCAACTTTGAGCGTGAAGGCAACTTAAAATTAATATTTTTTCAAGATATTTACAGAAAGAGTAACAGCAAATTAATGATAAAAGCAAAAGTTATTGTTGTTGTTCTGAAAAACGGCAGACCGAGTTCACCTGATTTGTTTGTTGATGCATTATTATAA